A DNA window from Hordeum vulgare subsp. vulgare chromosome 1H, MorexV3_pseudomolecules_assembly, whole genome shotgun sequence contains the following coding sequences:
- the LOC123445067 gene encoding CTD nuclear envelope phosphatase 1 homolog: MAAATEVYSPMPAAQHRGQAAWRAVVGWLGLLLQVLLRAIRGTPSSLAKLLRSLGLRHPLLSAAPAVAFVQLPSKAPSDSDDLPPLSPPPGRLTVVLDLDETLVCAYESSSLPATVRTQAVEAGLHCFDMECISSDKDAKGRQRVNHVTVFERPGLHEFLQKTSEFADLILFTAGLEGYAKPLIDRIDAHNRFYRRLYRPSTVTTEYRDHVKDLSCLSKDFRRVVLVDNNPYSFLLQPLNGIPCHTFSAGQPMDDQLMRVIFPLLKHLSLQNDVRPALRDAFHMPEWFQSNGIPQIDQAM, translated from the exons ATGGCGGCGGCGACCGAGGTCTACTCGCCGATGCCGGCGGCGCAGCACCGGGGGCAGGCGGCGTGGCGGGCGGTGGTAGGGTGGCTCGGGCTCCTCCTGCAGGTCCTTCTCCGGGCCATCCGCGGCACGCCCTCCTCCCTGGCCAAGCTCCTCAGGTCCCtcggcctccgccaccccctcctctccGCCGCCCCCGCGGTGGCCTTCGTGCAGCTCCCCTCCAAGGCCCCCTCCGACTCCGACGACTTGCCGCCCCTGTCTCCCCCACCTGGACGGCTCACG GTAGTGCTGGACTTGGATGAAACATTAGTCTGTGCATACGAGTCATCGAGCCTTCCTGCCACCGTGCGCACCCAGGCGGTCGAAGCAGGGTTGCATTGCTTTGACATGGAGTGCATATCATCCGACAAG GATGCCAAAGGCAGACAGAGGGTGAATCATGTAACTGTCTTCGAGCGTCCTGGTTTGCACGAGTTTTTGCAGAAAACTAGTGAATTTGCCGATCTTATACTCTTCACTGCTGGTTTGGAAG GATATGCAAAGCCATTGATTGACAGGATAGATGCTCACAATAGATTCTATCGCCGTCTCTACAGACCATCAACTGTTACTAC GGAATACAGAGACCACGTAAAGGATCTCTCTTGTTTGTCCAAAGATTTCCGTAGAGTTGTACTTGTCGATAACAATCCATATAGTTTCCTACTGCAGCCGTTGAATGGGATACCGTGCCATACGTTTTCAGCTGGACAGCCCATGGATGATCAG CTTATGAGAGTGATCTTTCCGCTTCTCAAGCACCTTTCTCTTCAAAACGATGTTAGACCAGCACTGCGCGACGCGTTTCATATGCCGGAGTGGTTCCAAAGTAATGGGATCCCACAAATTGACCAGGCAATGTAA
- the LOC123445057 gene encoding dual specificity tyrosine-phosphorylation-regulated kinase mbk-1-like, translated as MARGAEEALGVAGLGFPADAAHGLALRNGVLAGRGGDESTDSDDPRLPPLRLGASYSASDGAGRALASPGSSSSSSSDAFLSTTSTPSGLLNPYGAWSPTRAPSEASEFGTAREYDTTDLFFGENWLYDDLLFHREPEISGNSGDGDEEDKFIVGHDVADSSRLHLHRKGSAETGGCAEVYTSPPCSCCHGETEHRNGRESVKDSWSAVYGRYQIMDDLTEVLDECGADALQFRRNANDDATHKVGPLVDSRSGDNQDFDLSALEKELQMLSPYLSENTDAANNHKFDHDFRVNDGLDIDIITDDKIVDDKEFLKNSYSVHPFPEIGNPEDIYEMEDFGPADTNVQNTTHKTAEGPKTDMDLASDIFHQEYEEFELRVFHRKNRTGFEENKDFPIVVDSVVAGRYRITEYLGSAAFSRVVQAHDLRTGMDVCLKIIKNDKDFFDQSLDEIKLLKFVNKHDPADAHHILRLYDFFYYQEHLFIVTELLRANLYEFQKYNQESSDEVYFSLPRIQAIARQCLEALVYLHDLNIVHCDLKPENILMKSYSRCEVKVIDLGSSCFLTDNLSLYVQSRSYRAPEIILGLPYDQRIDIWSLGCIFAELYSGEVLFPNESVSTILARIIGTIGPIDTQMLALGQETQKYFTEEHDLFHKNEETGQLEYLIPEKSSLRRHLRCSDSKFVDFLSCLLQINPRKRPTAREALRHRWFSHKYR; from the exons ATGGCGCGTGGCGCGGAGGAGGCCCTCGGCGTCGCGGGGCTGGGGTTCCCCGCCGACGCCGCCCACGGCCTCGCGCTCCGGAACGGCGTCCTCGCGGGGAGGGGAGGCGACGAATCCACCGACTCCGACGACCCCCGGCTCCCGCCGCTGCGGCTCGGCGCCTCCTACTCCGCCTCCGACGGGGCCGGCCGCGCGCTCGCCAGCCCTGGctccagctcctcctcctcctccgacgcctTCCTCAGCACGACCTCCACGCCATCAG GCCTGCTGAATCCGTACGGGGCATGGTCGCCGACGCGCGCGCCGTCGGAGGCGTCGGAGTTCGGCACGGCGCGCGAGTACGACACCACCGACCTCTTCTTCGGCGAGAACTGGCTCTACGACGACCTCCTGTTCCACCGCGAGCCGGAGATCAGCGGTAatagcggcgacggcgacgaggaggacaagTTCATTGTTGGCCACGACGTCGCCGACAGCAGCCGGCTCCACTTGCACAGAAAGGGCAGTGCAGAGACTGGTGGGTGCGCCGAGGTGTATACGTCACCGCCCTGCAGCTGCTGCCACGGGGAAACGGAGCATAGGAATGGTCGGGAGTCCGTGAAGGATTCTTGGTCTGCTGTGTACGGCAGGTATCAGATCATGGATGACCTGACGGAGGTGCTGGATGAGTGCGGCGCGGACGCGCTTCAGTTCAGGCGCAATGCCAATGacgatgccacgcacaaggtcggTCCATTAGTTGATTCCAGGAGTGGAGATAACCAGGATTTTGATCTAAGTGCGCTGGAGAAGGAGCTTCAGATGCTCAGTCCGTACTTGTCTGAAAACACGGATGCTGCTAACA ACCATAAGTTTGACCATGACTTCAGAGTAAATGATGGACTAGATATTGACATTATAACAGATGACAAAATTGTCGATGACAAAGAATTTCTAAAGAATAGTTACAGCGTGCATCCTTTTCCTGAGATTGGTAATCCTGAAGATATTTATGAGATGGAAGACTTCGGGCCAGCAGATACAAATGTTCAAAATACTACTCATAAAACTGCCGAAGGTCCGAAAACGGATATGGATCTTGCAAGCGATATTTTTCATCaagaatatgaggaatttgagctgAGGGTTTTCCACCGGAAGAACAG GACTGGTTTTGAGGAAAACAAAGATTTCCCTATTGTGGTAGATTCAGTTGTTGCCGGAAGATATCGCATCACTGAATATCTTGGTTCCGCTGCATTCAGCAGGGTCGTACAGGCACATGATCTTCGCACGGGAATGGATGTCTGccttaaaataattaaaaacgaCAAGGATTTCTTTGACCAGAGTTTGGATGAGATAAAGCTCCTTAagtttgtaaataaacatgatccggCAGATGCACATCATATATTGCgcctttatgattttttctactaTCAG GAACATCTTTTCATTGTCACCGAATTACTACGGGCAAATCTATATGAATTTCAAAAGTATAACCAGGAGTCCAGTGATGAGGTCTACTTTTCATTGCCCAGAATACAG GCTATAGCTCGACAGTGCCTAGAAGCTTTGGtgtatttgcatgatttaaatatagTTCATTGTGACCTGAAACCAGAGAACATCCTTATGAAGAGCTACAGCAGATGTGAAGTCAAGGTTATTGATCTTGGAAGCAGTTGCTTCTTGACAGATAACTTAAGCCTATACGTCCAGTCACGTTCTTACCGTGCTCCTGAGATTATTTTGGGTCTTCCATATGATCAGAGGATTGACATTTGGTCTCTTGGATGTATATTCGCTGAACTGTACTCTGGTGAA GTGCTCTTTCCTAATGAATCGGTGTCAACGATTCTTGCTCGGATAATTGGAACAATTGGCCCAATTGACACACAGATGCTTGCGTTGGGACAGGAGACTCAAAAGTACTTTACAGAAGAACATGACCTTTTCCACAAGAACGAG GAGACGGGTCAGCTGGAGTATTTGATACCAGAGAAATCCTCCTTGCGGCGCCACTTGCGATGCTCGGACTCCAAGTTTGTTGATTTCCTGTCCTGCCTGCTGCAAATCAACCCCAGAAAGAGACCGACAGCCAGGGAAGCATTGCGGCATCGATGGTTTTCACACAAGTATCGTTGA